Within the Streptomyces sp. NBC_00554 genome, the region CCAGTCCGCCCGCGAAGCGGAAGCCGCCCGCGAGAATGGCGGCCACGAAGAGCTGCGGCAGCACCAGGAGCCACCACTTGACGAGCACGAGGCCGCGGGAGAGCTGTTCGGCGCGGACCACGTCCAGGTGGGCGGGATAGTCGGGCACGTCCGCGAGCGTGAAGGGCGGATAGCGGTCCGTGCCGAGCGAGCCGTACGCGTAGTACGCCACCCGCCAGGTCCAGCGCAGCACACCGACGTTGAAGTCGAACAGGGCGCGCGGATAGCCGCCGGTGATCAGGATCGCGAAGAAGGCGATCACGGTGACGACCAGGAAGGCGATCCAGAGGAGGACGAGGGCGATGTAGTGCGGAATCGCGAGCAGCCATTTGACCAGCCAGAGCCAGCGGGACAGGGCCGGGTCGTACTCCGACTCCAAGGTGACCGGACTCTTGGGGTAGTCGCTCAACGCGGTGGTCACGTGGGACATGCCATTCCCTCTCTCCCCCGCAGACGCGGAGCAGATCCGTCCGCTTTCACCGTATACGGGCCTTTCTTCCGTGTACAGCCGAGTGGCGAGCCCCGCAAGGTGCCTGGCCCGGACCGTGTCCGATTCCTTCAAGACCAGCCGCCGACGGCCTGCCTACCGTGGCCGTATGACTCCACGATTCGATGTGATCGGCCTCGTCGTCTCCGACATGGCTGCCTCCCTGGCCTTCTACCGTCGCCTCGGGCTCGTCTTCCCCGAGGGGTCCGAGGATCAGCCGCACGTCGAGGCCGAACTGCCCGGCGGGCTGCGCCTCGCGCTCGACACCGAGGAGACGATCCGTTCATTCCACACCGGTTGGCGGCCCCCGGCCGGCGGCGGCCGGGTCTCGCTCGCCTTCCTCTGCGACAGTCCGGCGGAGGTCGACTCCGTGTACGACACCCTGGTCGGCGCCGGTCATGAGGGCGAACTCAAGCCGTGGGACGCCTTCTGGGGCATGCGGTACGCGGTCGTGAAGGACCCGGACGGCAACGGCGTGGACCTGTTCGCGCGACTGCCGGAAGCCAAGTAGGCCGCCGGCACTAGCCGCGTCCGAGCAGCTCCCCCAGCGTCATCCCCGCCAACTCCCGTACGTCCCGTGCCAGATGGGCCTGATCCGCGAACCCGGCCCGGGCCGCCGTCTCCGCGAAGGGCACCCCGTCGCGCGCGAGGGCGAGCGCCCGCTGGAGCCGCAGTACACGGGCGAGCGTCTTGGGCCCGTATCCGAACGCGGCCAGTGAGCGTCGGTGCAACTGACGTGCGCCCAGACCCAGTTCGTCCGCGACGGCGGCGACGGGGCGGCCCGCTTCCAAGGCCGACACGACCTCCCGCAGCAGCGGGTCGGAGGGCTCCGCGCCTGCCGCCCGCTCCAGCGCCACCTCTTCGAGCACGCTCACGGGGTCCGCTGCCGAGTCGACCCGCGCGGTGAGGCGCCGTACCTCCGAAGCGGGCCAGAGGTCCGCCAACTCCACGCGCTGATCACGGAGTTCGTGGGCCGGCACGCCGAGGAACGCGGGAGCCGTACCGGGAAAGAAGCGGACGCCCGCCCAGCCACCGGACGCCCCCTCCGGGACGTACGCCCGCGTGTCCGGCCCGGCGACCAGCAGCCGCCCCTGGTTCCACAGCAGGTCCATGCACCCGTCGGGCAGCACGGGCCGCGCACCGGAGGCGGCCGGGGTGTTCGTCCACACCACGGCACCGGCCAGCCGGGACGCCCTCTCCGCGTAACCCGAAGCCGGTGCGAGACGCTCGGCAGTCACAGACGACACGCTACGCCGCCCGCGTC harbors:
- a CDS encoding VOC family protein; this encodes MTPRFDVIGLVVSDMAASLAFYRRLGLVFPEGSEDQPHVEAELPGGLRLALDTEETIRSFHTGWRPPAGGGRVSLAFLCDSPAEVDSVYDTLVGAGHEGELKPWDAFWGMRYAVVKDPDGNGVDLFARLPEAK
- a CDS encoding DUF4389 domain-containing protein, with translation MSHVTTALSDYPKSPVTLESEYDPALSRWLWLVKWLLAIPHYIALVLLWIAFLVVTVIAFFAILITGGYPRALFDFNVGVLRWTWRVAYYAYGSLGTDRYPPFTLADVPDYPAHLDVVRAEQLSRGLVLVKWWLLVLPQLFVAAILAGGFRFAGGLAGLLALYAGVSLLFTGRYPRGMYDLNIGLHRWVVRVMAYAALLTDVYPPYRLDQGPSEP
- a CDS encoding helix-turn-helix domain-containing protein, whose protein sequence is MTAERLAPASGYAERASRLAGAVVWTNTPAASGARPVLPDGCMDLLWNQGRLLVAGPDTRAYVPEGASGGWAGVRFFPGTAPAFLGVPAHELRDQRVELADLWPASEVRRLTARVDSAADPVSVLEEVALERAAGAEPSDPLLREVVSALEAGRPVAAVADELGLGARQLHRRSLAAFGYGPKTLARVLRLQRALALARDGVPFAETAARAGFADQAHLARDVRELAGMTLGELLGRG